The Edaphobacter flagellatus sequence CTCGCGCGCTCGTGCAGGCCGTCGTCGCTTTGCCTCTGGTCCTTCCTCCAACCGTCCTCGGCTACTATCTCCTGATCGCGCTGGGTCCGCTCACCGCACCCGGACGGCTCTTGATCCGCCTCTTCGGACACCCGTTCGCCTTCAGCTTCTCCGGACTCCTCGTCGGCTCCATCCTCTACAGCCTGCCCTTTGCCGTCCAGCCGCTCGTAGCTGGCTTCCGAGCCGTCGACCGCAGTTACCTCGAAACCGCCGCAGGCCTCGGAGCCTCCCCGCGGAAAATCTTCTCCTCCATCGTCCTGCCGCTATCACGGGCCGCCATCCTGACCAGCACCGTGCTCGCATTCACTCACACCGTCGGCGAATTCGGCGTCGTACTGATGCTCGGCGGCAACATCCCTGGAGCAACCCGCACACTCTCCATCTCGCTTTACGACCAGGTGCAGGACTTCAACTACGCCGCAGCCAATCGCACCGCTCTGCTTCTGCTCGTCTTCTCGCTCGCAGCTCTGCTGACGATCTACCTGCTTCCCGCCTTGCGCAAAACCGACGGAAGGCAGGCCGACATTGTCCGATAGCCTGCTCAACATTCAAATCAGGCACCGCATCGGCGCCATTGCGCTCGACATTGGGTTCTCCCTCACGAAGCCCTGGACCGTACTCTTCGGCCCATCCGGCAGCGGCAAGACAACCGTGCTGCGCTCCATCGCCGGATTTGTACAGCCCGATGAAGGCCGCATCCTCTACAGAGGCACTCCCCTCTTCGACGCATCCCAAAAACACTCCATCCCCGCACACCTGCGGCCCGTGCGAAGTGCCGGACAAACCGCAAAGCTGTTCCCGCACATGACCGTTCTCAAAAACATCCTCTACGGCAGCGACCGCAACGCAAAGTCCACCGACGAGCTCGACATCGCCAATAAAATCCTCGCCTCATTTCAGGTAGACGGCCACTCCAGCAGAATGCCCAGCGACCTCAGCGGAGGCGAAGCACAGCGCGTCTCCGCCGCACGCACGCTGGTCTCTGCCATTACCTCTGCCGATCCAGCCAAGCCATTACTGCTACTCGACGAGCCCTTCTCCGGACTCGATATCGCAACGCGCGACACCATCACCGTCAGGCTGAAGCATTGGGCCTCGCAATACGAGATCCCTGTTCTCTCCGTCACCCACGATCTCGGCGAAGCCTTTCAACTGGGCGAAGAAATCATCAAAATCGGCAATGGCCGAATCGTCCAACAAGGTCCGCCCTCCGAAGTCCTTGCCGAAGAACGCGCACGCCTGCTGAACCAGCTTCGTTAGATACCCAGTTGAACCGGCTCCTGCTCCAGCACAATCCCAAACTCGGCCTTCACCTGCGCCTGAATCGTATCCCGCAGCGCAAAGATATCCGCCGCCTTCGCATCCCCACGATTGATCAGCGCAAGCGTATGCCGCGACGAAATCCCCGCATGGCCCATCGTGAATCCCTTCACAAAACCTGCCTTCTCCAGCAACCACGCAGCAGGCAGCTTTACCCTGCCTGCATCCGCTGGCCAGTGAGGAACCGAGTCGACATCCATCTTCAGCGCCGAGGCAATACGTTTAAGTACCTCTTGCTCCACAACCGGATTCTTGAAGAACGATCCAGCGCTGCGAGAGTCCGCCTCGCCTTCGACAATCAGCATTCCCTTGCCATGACGAATCGCACGCACCGCGTGATAGACCTCCAGCGGAGCAGCCTGCCTGTCGCCGAAATATTTCGTCAGGTCCGCATACGTCAGCCGCGGCTTCATTGTCATATCGAAACGAAAAGTCACCGCGGTGACGATGTATCTTCCTCGCTCCGTCGAATTGAAGATGCTGCGCCGATACGCAAACCCGCAGTCCTCGCGCGACAGATCCGCAAACGCCTTACGCTTCAGATCAAGCGCGCGTACCGAGACAATCGTCTCCGCCACCTCCTGCCCATACGCGCCGACGTTCTGCACCGGCGTTCCGCCTACAGAACCCGGTATGCCCGCAAGGCACTCAATACCGCTGATCTCTTCCTCGCAAACGGAGAGCACAAAATCGTTCCACACCACGCCAGCCGCAACCGTGTGAATCGCAAAATCGCCATCGATCGTAATCTTCGTCGGGTCATGGATGGCGATGTGCAGCACAAGACCATCGAAACCAGCATCGCCAACCAGCAGGTTGCTGCCTCCGCCCAGCGTAAAGAGAGCCAGTTCCTGCTCACGGGCAAAGTCCACCGCCTCCAGCAGTTCCTCTTCTGTGTGAACCTCGGCAAAATAGCGCGCCGCGCCCCCGATCCCGAACGTCGTATAAGGAGCGAGCGGAACATTCTGCCGGATATCGACCTGGGAATGGGGCACGGGTCTCAAGATATCAAAGTGCCTGTGGACAAAGCAGATCATCGCCACCTGCGCCTCTCGCCCCGCCTCGCGTTTGGCGAGCCGGCAACATACCTTTACAATCGAAAAAGCCGAATACCGGCTGAGACGGAGCATTGCACCTGCAATTCTGTCCGTCTCCAAGGGAGAAACAAATGTATCCAGAGATTATGGTCATCCCCATGCGCGAAGAGCTCACCCGCGCTGGCATCGGCGAGGCTCGCAGCGCGGCAGACGTAGATACAGCTCTGGCGCAGCCCGGAACCACAATGGTTGTCGTGAACTCCATCTGCGGATGCGCCGCCGGCAAGATGCGTCCCGGCGTTCGTATGGCGATGCAGCACGCGGCCAAGCCCGATCACTCCATCACTGTCTTCGCCGGCCAGGACCGCGAAGCCACCGAGCGCGCACGCAGCTACTTCGGCGGACATCCGCCCACGTCTCCGGCCATCGCCATCCTGCGCGACGGCCAGCTCGTCTACCTGATGCAGCGCTCGGCGATCGAGACCTCGACCGCTCCGGCCATCGCTCAGGAACTTGCACGCGCCTTCGACACCTACTGCACCAAGACCACCGCGTAAGCACCGCACCACCACGCTTCTGAACCGGACATGGCGCAACCATGTCCGGTTTTCTGTTAAACCCCTCTCATCTGTTCGCTCCGTCTGCCGATAAAGCCGGTAATGTCGGCCTCCGCCTCATCTCTCGGCAACCCATCGAGTGCTGCAGCTGCATTGGATCAGCATCCGGCACTGCCCAGCTATTCCGCCGAAGAATCTCCCTGCTTCGACCTGATCGGCGAAAGTGCAGCAACCGAACGCCTTCGCCTGCAGATCGAGCGCATTGGGCCACACTTCCGCACCGTCCTCATCCACGGCGAAATCGGAACCGGCAAAGAGCTGGTCGCGCGCAAACTCCACCATCGCAGCACGAATGCAGCATCTCCTTTCATCCTCTGCCATAGCACCGCCTCCTGGCAGGCAATACAAACCCAACGTCCGTGCACCATCTTTATCGACGGCGTCGACGAAATTCCCCTGCAAACCCAGGCGCATCTCCTCCATCTGATCGGCGACCGCGCATACCTGCGCTCGCACCGCAGAATCATTGCCTCCGCCAGGCAGAGCCTCAAACGCCTCATCGCCGCTGGCCGCTTTCGCTCCGACCTCTACCATCGCCTCGCCACCATCGAGATCGTCATCGAACCGCTGCGCCGGCGTCCCGACGACATCCCGCCGCTTGCCCTCTATCTGCTCCGCCGCTTCGCCTCGCTCTACGGCAAAGACATTGCTTCCATCACCGCCCACGCCATCGCACGCCTCCAGCAGCACAACTGGCCCGGCAACGTGCGCGAAATGGAAAACCTTCTGCGCAACGCCGTGCTCTCGTGCGATGGAGACACGCTCGAAGCGCATCACCTGCACCCGCTCCTCCCACTCGCATCGCCCTCTTCCATCTCCTCTAACGACGAACCCGCCGCAGCTCCGGCAAAGCTGCAGGACGTCGTCGAGCAGCACGTCCTCAGCGTCCTCAAGACCTGCTCCGGCAACAAGGTTCGCGCCGCCGAGATGCTCGGCATTAGCCGCTCCACCCTTTACCGCATGCTCGACAGCACCGCGCCCGAGCGAATCCCGCTTTTGAGATAACCCGGCCGCTCCACGTACACTGGCACGACGTAGTTCTCTCCGCCTGAGGTGTCCGTGAAGAAGCTCTTTTCCTCCCTGTCGTTCGTCGCCGCCAGCTGCCTCGCGGTCTCCCTTCTCCCCGCCCAGCAGCCAGCCCAGCAGCCCGCTTCCGCCTCCGTCGAGGCCCGCAGCAAGACGCTCTCCGCCCTCTTGAACGAAATCTGGGAAGACCGCCTCAAGCACTCGCCCGAGTACGCCTCCTTCCTCGGCGACAAGCGCTACAACGACCAGCTCTCCGACTACTCCATCGCCGAGGTCAACGCCTCCCTCGCCCGCGGCCGCGCCTACCTCCAGCGCATCGGCGAGATCGACGTCACCGGCCTCTCCCATCAGGAAGTCCTCTCCCGCGACCTGATGCTGCACGAGCTGACCGACGACCAGGAGGCCGCTGCCTTCAAAGAATGGGAGATGCCCGTCAACCAGTTCAGCGGCTTCCACACCGAGCTACCTCGTCTCGTCGACAGCCTCTCCTTCGAAACCATCAAGGACTACGACGACTACATCGCCCGCCTCAAGAAGATCCCCGCCGTCTTCTCGCAGAACATGACCAACATGATGCTCGGCATGGACGAGCACCGCATCCCACCGGCTTACCTGCTCGAGAAAGTCCTCACCCAGACCGAAACACTCGCCAATCAGAAGCCCGCCGACAGCCCCTTCGCCCGCCCGCTGAAGAAGTTCCCCGCCTCCATCAGCGCCGCCGACCAGAAGCGCATCTCCGACGAGATGCTCGACGCCATCTCCACCAGCGTCCTTCCCTCCTACCAGCGCTTCGCCCGCTTCCTCAAAGCGCAGTACATCCCTGCCGGACGCAAGGACCCCGGCGCCTGGGCGCTCCCCGACGGCGACGCCTACTACGCCTTCCGCGTACGTCAGAGCACCACCGAAAACAAGTCGCCCGCCGAGATCCATCAGATCGGCCTCGACGAGGTGAAGCGCGACGAAGCCGAGATGCTCGCCATCGTCAAGAAGCTCGGCTTCAGCGACATCAAGAGCTTCAGCGCCTCCCTCAAGACCAATCCCAAAGAACACCCCGCCTCAAAAGAAGCTCTGCTCGACGCCTACCGGGGCTACATCGCACAGATGCAGCCCAAACTCCCCAGCCTCTTCGGCACCCTGCCCAAGGCGAAGTTTGAGGTCGTCCCCGTGCCTGCATACATTGAAAAAGATCAGGCAGCCGCCTACTACAACCCCGGCAGCCTCGACGGCAAGCGCCCAGGACGCATCTACATCAACACCTACAACGCCACCGACCGCCTGCTCACCTCCGTCGAAGCCGTCGCCTACCACGAAGGCATCCCCGGCCATCATCTTCAGATCTCCATCTCGCAGGAGCTCACCGGCCTGCCCGAGTTCCGCAAGCAGTCCTACTACACCGCCTACACCGAAGGCTGGGGACTCTACAGCGAACGGCTCGGCAAACAGATCGGCTTCTACCAGGACCCCTACAGCGACTATGGCCGTCTCGAGGCCGACATCTGGCGCGCCATCCGCCTCGTCGTCGATACCGGCGTTCACTCGCAACACTGGACGCGCCAGCAGATGGTCGACTTCTTTCACGACCACTCCTCCATCGACGAGACCAACATCCAGGCCGAAGTCGATCGCTACATCGCATGGCCCGGACAGGCGCTCGGCTACAAGATGGGTCAGTTGAAACTCCTCGAGCTGCGCCAGAAAGCCGAGACCACGCTCGGTCCGAAGTTCGACATCCGCGCCTTCCACGATGTTGTGCTCGACTCCGGCGCGCTCCCCATGGACGTGCTCGAACGCCAGGTCGATGCGTGGATCGCAACCCAGTCCGCGAAGAAGTAGCCTGCGCAACTCTGATAGCCTTTTAGAATGAGCGAGGAAAATTACGAGATCGCGGCTCCGGCCCCGGCCATGCCGGGCGTGCGTGTAGCCATTCTGGGTACCGGTAAGATGGGCGGCATCCTGCTGCAGGCCTTCCTGAAGAACAACCTGCTCGCGCAGGACCAGCTCTTCGCCACCGTGCATCACCCCGAGCGCGCACAGGCCCTCTCCGTCCAGTTCGGCGTCGAGGTCACCACCGACAATCTGGCCGCCGCGCAACAGGCCGACGTCATCCTGCTTGGCGTCAAGCCCGTGCAGGTACCCGCGCTGCTCGAAGAGATCAAGCCCGCGCTCAACCCCTCCAAGATGCTGCTCTCCATCGCCGCCTCGGTCAAAACCCGCAGCATCGAAGAGGCCGCAGGCTGCGAGCTGGCCGCCGTTCGCGCCATGCCCAACACCCCCGCTACTCTCGCGGCAGGCATCACCGCGCTCTGCGCCGGCCGGTTCGTCTCCGCCGAGCAGATGGCCATCGCGCAAAAAATCTTTCAGACTGTCGGCCGCACCGTCGTCGTCGACGAAAAGCACATGGACGCCGTCACCGGTCTCTCCGGCTCCGGCCCTGCCTTCATCTACATCATCATCGAGGCACTCGCCGAAGCCGGCGTCAACGTCGGTCTCCCACGCGACGTCGCCACGCTGCTGGCCGCGCAGACCACGCTCGGCTCCGCCCGCATGGTGCTCGAGACCGGCTACCACCCGGCCCTGCTCAAAGACGCCGTCACCACCCCAGCAGGCTGCACCGTCGACGGCATCCTCGAGCTCGAAGAAGGCGGCCTCCGCGTCACCTTAATCAAGGCCGTTAAACGCGCAACCCAGCGTGCTAAAGAGCTGGCCGCAGGCTGATGCTCGTAAAATAGCTGCATGGCTACCACGACGGCATTGCCGGTAAAGCGAGTTCCTCAGGCGCTCGTACGCTACGCCTGGCTCGTCGTCGCCTACAACATCCTCGTCATCCTCTGGGGAGCCTTGGTTCGCGCCACGGGATCCGGAGCAGGCTGCGGAAATCACTGGCCTCTCTGCAACGGGCAAGTCGTCCCGCTTGCTCCACGCATCGACACCATCATCGAATTCACCCATCGCTGCATGACCGGCGGAGCAACCTTCGTCGTCCTCGGCCTTCTCATCTGGACCTTCCGCGCCACAATCAAAGGTCAGGCCGCACGCATCGCCGCCGTCGCCTCCACCATCCTCCTGGTCAACGAAGCCATCCTCGGTGCGCTGCTGGTCAAGCTCGGCTACGTCACCGGCAACCAGTCCACCGGCCGCGTCGTCATGCTCTCCATCCACCTGAGCAACACGCTGCTTCTGGTCGCCGCCATCACTCTCACCGCCGTCTTCCTCGGCACAGGCCAACTCACGCGCAACCTCCACCTCAAAGGCACGCGCGCCACGTGGACACTCCTCGGCCTCCTCGCCACCATCATCGTCGGCGTCAGCGGCTCGCTCGCCGCTCTCGGCGACACTCTCTTCCCCGCCTCCTCCCTGCGTGCCGCCGTCGAACAGGACCTCTCCTCCTCCTCACCCTGGCTGCTTCGCCTCCGCGGAGTCCACCCCCTCAGCGCCGTCATCGCCGCCGCCTTCGTCCTCTGGCTGCTCTCGCAGGCACGCCGTGCAGGAGCCAGCCGCCTCGCCACCATCGTCCTCACGCTCCTCGGAGCGCAGTTCGCCCTCGGCCTCCTCGACGTCATCCTGCTCGCTCCCACCTGGATGCAGATCCTGCACCTGCTCGGAGCCGACCTCTACTGGGTCGCCCTCGTCACCCTCGCCGCACAGCTCCTCTGGCCTCCGCAATCGCCAACATCCGCCACCTGACAAGCGTCTGTTTAAAACAGCAAAAAGCCCTCATCACTGAGGGCCTTCTACCAAAATCTCTTCTACTTCACTTTATCAACAGCCTTCTTCGTCTCGTTGGCTGTAGCGTCGTAGGCCTTCTTGGTGCCGTCTGCCGTCTTGTCGGCAACCTTCTCCGTGCCCTCAGCCGTCTTGTGATACGCCTTCTTCGTCGCGTGCGCGGTCTTGTGATACGCCTTCTTCGTGCCACTGGACACGTCATGCGCAGCATCCTTCGTTGCGACCTTCGTATCGTGTCCCGCCTTCTCCGCATCCGTCTTCAAATCCTGAGCCGACGCGCCAACAGCCATCGATACCGCAAGCGCCATTGCTCCAAAACGTACAATTCGCATAACTTTGATCTCCTCCGTGCCGCTTCGACACATTTTTTAGGGTGCGTTGAGAATAGCAGTAACAACTACTCTTCGCCACCCTGCTCGATAGCCCGGCTAACTCTGGTCCACCCTGCGCAGCCGTTGATTCTTGAGCAACAGCTCAGCCACCAGATGCTGCAGTCTCAGGTTCTCGACCTCCAGTTCGCGCACCCGCTCCTCTACGCCCGCGCGGCCATGAACCAACAGGATTGCCTGACCGACGCCATCCGCGGCACTCCTCGCTGCCACCCCAATCCTCTCTTCTTCAAACATCGAAACCTCGACGTATCCTTTTTGACGTTCGTCAACCCGATTCAGCTACAACTGCGCAGCAGACCCGAACGGCCGCCGCCCGCATCGCATCGTCTCGCGAAACCTCTCCCGCTCTTCCGGCGTCATCTGCTCCCATTGCTCGCGCATCCGATTCCTCCACATCTTCTTACCGCCCGAATGCCGGTGGAATCCGCCAAACAAAATCTTCGTCAACACCAGAAGCCCCAATGCCTGCCAGAACGTCAGCGCATGCAATCCGAAGAGCGCAGGCATCAGCGCATTCCACAGTCCTTTCACCACAAACCCTGCAATCGTCGCCATCAGCGCGATGCAAAGAACCACCTTTACCGCCTTTTCTACTCTGAATGCCCTCATCTCCATCTCCTTACCTTCAAACCAATCTTCCGTTACATCTCAAAATCGTCCTTCACCGCTTCCAGCCTCCGGCGAAGATGCAAAACCGCATACCGCTTGCGCGATAACAACGTGTTCATACTCACACCCGTCTGCTCCGCCAGCTCTTTGAAGCTTGTCCCCGTAACCTCGTGCGCCAGAAACACCTCGCGCTGTTCCCGCGGAAGCTCCTCCAATGCCTCCTCCAGCGCTTCCATCAACACATTCCGCGCATACACCGCCTCTGGCCCGTCATCGCCTGAAGGCAGCAAATCTTCGAGCAGCAGGGCACGCCCATCCTCCTCCACGCTCACCGGATCGCTCAGCGATCCCGTACGCCTTCCCCGAAACAGATCGACAATCCGATTCCGCGCCACTCGAAACAGCCAGCCCGTCACATGCTCAATCGGCTTCATCATCCGGTACGCTTCTACCAGCTCGTAGAAGACATCCTGCACAATGTCTTCCACATCCCCCGAATTGTTGACATGCCTGCGAATAAAGCTGCGCAGCCGCGGCTCATCGCGTTGCATCGCTTCATGCAAAAGCCTGTCCTGCTCGTTAACCGGCAAGCCGTCGATGGGCACGGGGTTCATTCACTCATAAAGACGGCCGGAGGCGTCCGATATTGCATCTAACCCAAATATTTCTCTTGTTACCCCTCCTGACCTCGACCGTCATGGGAAGTTAACATTGAAAAACCGGCAAGTACGGTAATCTCATAGACCTGTATGAGCGCTGACGGAAAGACAGCAGTCACTCCCGCCAAACGAGGAACGAAGAAGACCGCCTCTCCTTCCTCTGCCGATACTGCCACCCACCAGCCTGTCGAGCGGTTTTTCAACCGCGACGAGTCCTGGCTCAAGTTCAACCAGCGTGTACTCGAAGAAGCCGAGGACCCCACCAACCCGCTCCTCGAGCGCGTCAAATTCCTCGCCATCACCGCCAGCAATCTCGATGAGTTCTTCGAGATCCGTATCGCCGGCACCCTGCAGCGCATCGAAGACGGCGACAACCTGCCTCAGCCCATCGATGAAGGCGGCCTCACCCCTGAGCAGCGTCTCGGACGTCTCAGCAAACAGCTCACCGACTTCGTCAACGCGCAATACGACTGCTGGAACCAGCTTCTCCTCCCCGCCATGCTCGCCGAAAAGATTCGCGTGCTCCGCTGGGACGAGCTCAGCGAAGCCGCCCGCGAACATGCGCTCGCCTTCTACTCCACCGAAGTCGATCCGCTGCTCACTCCCGTCACCATCGACCCCTCGCATCCCTTCCCCCGCGTGCTCAATAAGGCCCTTTGCATCGCGCTGCTGCTGCGCCGCAAATCTCGCCTGAGCGCCGCTGCGAAGGCCGCGCCCGCGGCCCTCGGTGTCGTCACAGTTCCGCGCTCTCTCCCGCGCCTCATCCCCCTGCCCAGCGAAGCCGGCTGGAACGACTTCATCATGCTCCACGAGCTCATCGAAGCGCAGGTGGAGTCCATGTTCCGCGGCTACGAAATTCTTTCCCGCGCCGCCTTCCGCGTCACCCGCAACTCCAACCTCTACATGCAGGAAGAAGAGTCGCGTAACGTCCTCGAGAGCGTACGCACCGAGCTGCACAACCGCCGCAAAGGCGACGCCGTTCGCCTCGAGATCGAAAGCACCGCCACCGAAGAGATCGTCGAACGTCTGCGCCAGAACTTCGAGCTCGACCCCTGGCAGGTCTTCAAGACCCACGGCCCCGTCAATCTCTCGCGCCTCATGAACATGTACTCCGAGGTCAAGGAGCCCGCCCTCAAGTTCCCGGCCTTCTCCGGTGCCGAGCTGCGCCTCAGCAAAAAATCCGCCAACATCTTCGACGAGCTGCGCACCCGCGACATCCTCCTCCATCACCCCTTCGACTCCTACAAGGCCGTCGAGGGCTTCATCGAGGCCGGTGCCGAAGATCCGCACGTCATCTCCATGCGGCAGACCCTCTACCGCACCAGCAAAGACTCGCCCATCTTCCGTGCCCTCATCGAAGCCGCACAGACCAAAGAAGTCGCCGTCGTCGTCGAGCTCATGGCCCGTTTCGACGAAGACTCCAACATCCGCTGGGCGCGTGAGCTCGAGGATGCAGGCGTCGGCGTCTCCCACGGCATCTTCGGCTTCAAGACCCACTGCAAGCTCGCTCTGCTCGTCCGCCGCGATTCCGACGGCGTCGTTCGCCGCTACGCGCATCTCGGCACCGGCAACTACAACCCCGTCACCGCGCGCTTCTACACCGACATCAGCCTGCTTACCTCCAACCCCGATCTCACCCACGGCGCGCAGAAGGTCTTCAACTATCTCACCGCCGAAACCGAGTCGGAGACCTACGATCCTCTCCTCGTCGCGCCGCTCACCCTCGCCGACAGCCTCATCGCCCTCATCGAGCGCGAAGCCGCACACGCCCGCGCCGGCAAGCCGGCAGCCATCATCGCCAAGATGAACGGTCTGCTCGACCGCCGCACCGTCGAGGCGCTCTACGCCGCCTCGCAGGCCGGAGTGCAGATCGACCTCATCGTGCGCGGCATGTGCTCCCTGCGTCCGGGCGTCAAAGGCATGAGCGAAAACATCCGCGTGCGCAGCGTCGTCGGACGCTTCCTCGAGCACAGCCGCATCTTCTGCTTCGCCGACGGTGGCCACGAGAAGATCTACTGCGGCAGTGCCGACTGGATGCCCCGCAACCTCATCGAGCGCTGCGAGGTCGTCTTCCCCATCACCGGCCCCGAGTTGAAGAAGCGCCTCCGCGACGAGATCCTGGCTGCCTACCTCAAAGACAACACCAAGGCCCGCCTCCTCCAGCCCGACGGAGAATACATCCGCGCCCATCGCACCGGTGCCCCCTTCATCGCACAGGAGTACCTGATGAAGATCGCCTGCGGCCCCACACCCAAGCAGGAAAAGAGCTAAGCCAGCACCTACCACAAACTGTTTTGATATCGTGACTCCGCGATAGATCATCCAACGAACACGAATCGATCTCCGCAGCATGGGCCATTCGCGCAGCAGCGCGAACCGCTTTCCAGGCGTCCCATCCAGAGCGTCTCCGCGTGCGTGCCACGAACCGCCTCTAGGTACGCCAAGCCTTCAGGCTTGGCCCTCTAAAACAAAACCGCCGCGAAGCGCCCACCACTCTGCCGAAGGCTCGGGGTCCCCGACGAACTCGTTAGGGTGACAGGCTGGAGTGAAACTGCAGCACAACAACCCTCCGGCATTTGGAGCGAAGCCGCTCGTGCCCAGCCATCAAAGCTGGCCCCCTTCATGGCGCAGCTTCATCGCAACATGGGCGGGATCATTCGCACAAAAAGCACGAACCGCCTCTAGGTACGCCAAGCCTTTAGGCTTGGCTCTCTAAAACAAAACCGCCGCGAAGCGGCAACCGCTCTGCCGAAGGCCGGAGTGAAGCCGAAGGCGAAACGACCCCGCCAACTGGAGCGAAAACTCTGTCAAGCCCCCAAAAATCGCAACTCTCTCATTCCAAAGCAAATAAACCTACAAAAATCTGCCAATAAGTTTCCCTCATTTCGCTACACTTAAATCAGCAAACAAAAAGCCCCGGTCCAAAAGGACCGGGGCTAACTCTTTATAAATCAATATTTTGATATCTAAATCACATCAAATCAATATTTTATCCTGTGCAAATCGTGCAAAATATGATGAATAAAGAACTTACCCCTCCCCACCCCGGGGGGAGGGGGGGTCACCTACTGCACCGTATAAGTCAAAACCACACTGTGCACACGAGATGTTGATCCACTCGATCCGGTACCAGTAATCGTAATGTTGTATGTCCCCTTGGCAGCCGGTGTTGTCGTCGTTCCACCACCGCTTCCCGACGACGAAGAAGAAGAGGAGGAGCTTCCTCCACCGCATCCGCTCGCCGTTACGACTGCAGCCGAAAGCACAATCGCAAGCAGTGAAGCTCCCAAGCGCCTGCGCCGCGGCACCGTCACCAGCAAAAGACCCGCCAGTGTGACACCGGAACCGGCAACATACCACGGTGAACCGCCATGCGATCCATGCGCTGCCGCAGTCTTGACCGAAGAGGAAGCCACCGTCGCCGTCAGCACAAACTGCGTCGTCACCGCACCCGATGACGAGGTAATCGTCACCGGCTTCACCGAAAACGAATAACCCAGCAGATCGCCCGTATCCGAGTTCGCCGTCAGATTGATGCTCCCCGTAAAGCCGGCCGTCGGCGTCACCGTCAGCGTGACCGCCTGAGCCGTGCCACCCGAAGCCACGGTCAGATTCGAAGCGCAGGGAGTAATCGAAAAATCAGGCGACGTCGTCGAAACCACATCGATCTGTGTAACAAGTCCCGTGTTGTTCGTATTCGACAACAGAGCTCCCTT is a genomic window containing:
- the modB gene encoding molybdate ABC transporter permease subunit; protein product: MDSEALWLTLRLAVSTTTILLVIALPIAWWIASGHSAARALVQAVVALPLVLPPTVLGYYLLIALGPLTAPGRLLIRLFGHPFAFSFSGLLVGSILYSLPFAVQPLVAGFRAVDRSYLETAAGLGASPRKIFSSIVLPLSRAAILTSTVLAFTHTVGEFGVVLMLGGNIPGATRTLSISLYDQVQDFNYAAANRTALLLLVFSLAALLTIYLLPALRKTDGRQADIVR
- a CDS encoding ATP-binding cassette domain-containing protein, whose protein sequence is MSDSLLNIQIRHRIGAIALDIGFSLTKPWTVLFGPSGSGKTTVLRSIAGFVQPDEGRILYRGTPLFDASQKHSIPAHLRPVRSAGQTAKLFPHMTVLKNILYGSDRNAKSTDELDIANKILASFQVDGHSSRMPSDLSGGEAQRVSAARTLVSAITSADPAKPLLLLDEPFSGLDIATRDTITVRLKHWASQYEIPVLSVTHDLGEAFQLGEEIIKIGNGRIVQQGPPSEVLAEERARLLNQLR
- a CDS encoding UDP-N-acetylmuramate dehydrogenase, which produces MPHSQVDIRQNVPLAPYTTFGIGGAARYFAEVHTEEELLEAVDFAREQELALFTLGGGSNLLVGDAGFDGLVLHIAIHDPTKITIDGDFAIHTVAAGVVWNDFVLSVCEEEISGIECLAGIPGSVGGTPVQNVGAYGQEVAETIVSVRALDLKRKAFADLSREDCGFAYRRSIFNSTERGRYIVTAVTFRFDMTMKPRLTYADLTKYFGDRQAAPLEVYHAVRAIRHGKGMLIVEGEADSRSAGSFFKNPVVEQEVLKRIASALKMDVDSVPHWPADAGRVKLPAAWLLEKAGFVKGFTMGHAGISSRHTLALINRGDAKAADIFALRDTIQAQVKAEFGIVLEQEPVQLGI
- a CDS encoding BrxA/BrxB family bacilliredoxin, which produces MYPEIMVIPMREELTRAGIGEARSAADVDTALAQPGTTMVVVNSICGCAAGKMRPGVRMAMQHAAKPDHSITVFAGQDREATERARSYFGGHPPTSPAIAILRDGQLVYLMQRSAIETSTAPAIAQELARAFDTYCTKTTA
- a CDS encoding sigma 54-interacting transcriptional regulator — protein: MSASASSLGNPSSAAAALDQHPALPSYSAEESPCFDLIGESAATERLRLQIERIGPHFRTVLIHGEIGTGKELVARKLHHRSTNAASPFILCHSTASWQAIQTQRPCTIFIDGVDEIPLQTQAHLLHLIGDRAYLRSHRRIIASARQSLKRLIAAGRFRSDLYHRLATIEIVIEPLRRRPDDIPPLALYLLRRFASLYGKDIASITAHAIARLQQHNWPGNVREMENLLRNAVLSCDGDTLEAHHLHPLLPLASPSSISSNDEPAAAPAKLQDVVEQHVLSVLKTCSGNKVRAAEMLGISRSTLYRMLDSTAPERIPLLR
- a CDS encoding DUF885 domain-containing protein; its protein translation is MKKLFSSLSFVAASCLAVSLLPAQQPAQQPASASVEARSKTLSALLNEIWEDRLKHSPEYASFLGDKRYNDQLSDYSIAEVNASLARGRAYLQRIGEIDVTGLSHQEVLSRDLMLHELTDDQEAAAFKEWEMPVNQFSGFHTELPRLVDSLSFETIKDYDDYIARLKKIPAVFSQNMTNMMLGMDEHRIPPAYLLEKVLTQTETLANQKPADSPFARPLKKFPASISAADQKRISDEMLDAISTSVLPSYQRFARFLKAQYIPAGRKDPGAWALPDGDAYYAFRVRQSTTENKSPAEIHQIGLDEVKRDEAEMLAIVKKLGFSDIKSFSASLKTNPKEHPASKEALLDAYRGYIAQMQPKLPSLFGTLPKAKFEVVPVPAYIEKDQAAAYYNPGSLDGKRPGRIYINTYNATDRLLTSVEAVAYHEGIPGHHLQISISQELTGLPEFRKQSYYTAYTEGWGLYSERLGKQIGFYQDPYSDYGRLEADIWRAIRLVVDTGVHSQHWTRQQMVDFFHDHSSIDETNIQAEVDRYIAWPGQALGYKMGQLKLLELRQKAETTLGPKFDIRAFHDVVLDSGALPMDVLERQVDAWIATQSAKK
- the proC gene encoding pyrroline-5-carboxylate reductase — translated: MSEENYEIAAPAPAMPGVRVAILGTGKMGGILLQAFLKNNLLAQDQLFATVHHPERAQALSVQFGVEVTTDNLAAAQQADVILLGVKPVQVPALLEEIKPALNPSKMLLSIAASVKTRSIEEAAGCELAAVRAMPNTPATLAAGITALCAGRFVSAEQMAIAQKIFQTVGRTVVVDEKHMDAVTGLSGSGPAFIYIIIEALAEAGVNVGLPRDVATLLAAQTTLGSARMVLETGYHPALLKDAVTTPAGCTVDGILELEEGGLRVTLIKAVKRATQRAKELAAG
- a CDS encoding COX15/CtaA family protein, with product MATTTALPVKRVPQALVRYAWLVVAYNILVILWGALVRATGSGAGCGNHWPLCNGQVVPLAPRIDTIIEFTHRCMTGGATFVVLGLLIWTFRATIKGQAARIAAVASTILLVNEAILGALLVKLGYVTGNQSTGRVVMLSIHLSNTLLLVAAITLTAVFLGTGQLTRNLHLKGTRATWTLLGLLATIIVGVSGSLAALGDTLFPASSLRAAVEQDLSSSSPWLLRLRGVHPLSAVIAAAFVLWLLSQARRAGASRLATIVLTLLGAQFALGLLDVILLAPTWMQILHLLGADLYWVALVTLAAQLLWPPQSPTSAT